From the Penicillium oxalicum strain HP7-1 chromosome V, whole genome shotgun sequence genome, one window contains:
- a CDS encoding Pre-mRNA-splicing factor cwc22: MSDPVVLQSAVRVPTPPPGAFSPTGARKRSPPSRSPSPNRRRSPPANSHHDDAEVPRMDEQRAMERERQLAERVREHEKLEAARKPMTEEEKQAAAKAEYDKLLNMRSGGTYIPPARLRALQAQITDKTSKEYQRMAWEALKKSINGLINKVNVSNIKYIVPELFGENLVRGRGLFCRSIMKAQAASLPFTPIYAAMTAIVNTKLPQVGELLVSRLIVQFRKAFKRNDKAVCISSTTFIAHLVNFQVANEMLVAQILLLLLHKPTDDSVEIAVGLTREVGQHLEEMNPQIANAVFDQFRNILHEADIDKRVQYMIEVLFQVRKDRYKDNPAIKEELDLVEEEDQITHQIGLDDEVQTLDTLNIFKFDAEWEQNEEKYKKLKGEILGEDSDDDEDDDDEDDSGDDESDAEEQKMDIKDQTNTDLVNLRRTIYLTIMSSIDFEECCHKLMKINLPAGMEPELPSMIIECCSQERTYSKFYGLIGERFAKINRLWSDLFEAAFAKYYDTIHRYETNRLRNIARFFGHMLSNDALGWHVLSVIHMNEEETTSSSRIFIKILFQDLAENLGLPGLQARFRDEILQPSFEGLFPTENPRHTRFSINYFTSIGMGFLTEDMREHLKNIPRPTVPALPARGSRSPSDRSYSRSSSYTRSSRSRSRSYTRSRSRSYSSSRSRSRSYTRSPSRDRGRSHSRSITPSSRGRSYTPSRSRSRSRSPVRRIQRGASHSRSRSRSFSRTPPRRSRARSYSRSVSRSPARRSLSRSVSRSVSPPRRAPAVTSRRGRSYSRSPSRSLTPPRREGAARSTRRPSYSASPPPRRGRDDSLSRSRSPVPARPRDDSRGRSYSRTPPRRR, encoded by the coding sequence ATGTCCGACCCAGTTGTACTGCAATCCGCAGTGCGCGTGCCGACGCCCCCTCCCGGGGCGTTCTCACCAACTGGTGCTCGCAAACGGTCGCCTCCCTCACGATCGCCCTCTCCCAATCGCCGTCGCTCTCCACCTGCCAATTCTCATCACGACGATGCCGAAGTTCCTCGTATGGATGAGCAACGCGCGATGGAGCGGGAGCGCCAGCTCGCGGAACGCGTTAGAGAACATGAGAAGCTGGAGGCTGCTCGCAAGCCTAtgacggaggaggagaaacaGGCGGCGGCCAAGGCCGAATACGACAAATTGTTGAACATGCGCTCAGGTGGCACCTATATTCCTCCCGCTCGACTTCGTGCTCTCCAAGCTCAAATCACCGATAAGACGAGCAAGGAGTACCAACGGATGGCCTGGGAAGCATTGAAGAAGTCCATCAACGGTTTGATCAACAAGGTCAATGTCTCGAACATCAAATACATCGTCCCGGAGCTCTTTGGTGAGAACCTGGTGCGAGGCCGCGGCCTCTTTTGTCGATCAATCATGAAAGCTCAAGCGGCCAGCTTACCGTTTACACCCATCTACGCGGCGATGACTGCCATCGTGAACACCAAACTACCGCAGGTGGGCGAATTGCTGGTGTCTCGATTAATTGTGCAGTTCCGCAAAGCTTTCAAGCGAAATGACAAGGCCGTGTGCATTTCGTCTACGACCTTCATTGCTCACCTTGTCAACTTCCAAGTCGCCAACGAGATGCTGGTTGCGCAAATCTTGCTCTTACTGCTTCACAAACCCACCGATGACAGTGTGGAAATTGCAGTTGGTCTGACGCGGGAAGTCGGTCAGCACTTGGAGGAGATGAATCCGCAGATTGCAAATGCTGTGTTTGACCAGTTCCGCAATATCCTTCACGAAGCCGATATTGACAAGCGTGTGCAATACATGATTGAGGTGTTGTTCCAGGTGCGCAAGGATCGGTACAAGGACAACCCCGCGATCAAGGAAGAGCTGGAtctggtggaggaagaagaccagattACTCATCAAATCGGATTGGATGATGAGGTCCAGACCCTTGATACGCTCAACATCTTCAAATTCGACGCGGAGTGGGAGCAGAACGAGGAGAAATACAAAAAGCTGAAGGGGGAAATCCTCGGAGAAgacagtgatgatgatgaagatgacgatgacgaagacgacAGTGGCGATGACGAGTCGGACGCGGAGGAGCAGAAGATGGACATCAAGGATCAGACCAACACTGACCTGGTCAACCTGCGCCGAACGATATATCTGACGATCATGTCGAGCATCGATTTCGAAGAATGTTGCCACAAGCTGATGAAGATCAATCTGCCAGCTGGCATGGAGCCTGAGCTGCCTTCGATGATTATCGAATGTTGCTCCCAGGAGCGCACATATTCCAAGTTCTATGGGTTGATCGGAGAACGGTTTGCGAAAATCAATCGCCTCTGGTCCGACTTATTTGAGGCTGCATTTGCCAAATATTACGACACCATCCATCGATACGAAACGAATCGTCTGCGAAACATTGCGCGATTCTTTGGACACATGCTGAGTAACGACGCCCTTGGCTGGCATGTGCTCTCCGTGATCCACATGAATGAAGAGGAAACAACCTCCAGCAGCCGTATTTTCATCAAGATTCTCTTCCAGGACCTCGCCGAGAACCTGGGTCTGCCTGGCCTCCAGGCCCGTTTCAGAGATGAGATTCTCCAGCCCAGTTTCGAGGGACTGTTCCCGACGGAGAACCCACGCCACACTCGGTTCTCCATCAACTACTTTACCAGTATCGGTATGGGTTTTTTGACCGAAGACATGCGCGAGCACCTCAAAAACATCCCGCGACCCACTGTGCCCGCGCTGCCCGCCCGTGGCTCCCGATCGCCCTCAGATCGATCatactcgagatcctcctcTTACACTCGGTCATCCCGTTCACGCTCTCGGTCCTATACTCGCTCTCGTTCCCGATCATATTCCTCTTCCCGCTCCCGATCTCGCTCCTACACTCGCTCCCCCTCGCGTGACCGGGGCCGCTCCCATTCTCGTTCCATTACTCCATCCTCCAGGGGCCGAAGCTATACACCTTCGCGCTCGCGCTCTCGTTCACGCTCTCCTGTGCGCCGGATACAACGAGGCGCATCCCATAGTCGATCCAGGTCAAGAAGTTTCTCTCGCACTCCGCCACGTCGCAGCCGCGCTCGCTCCTACTCACGAAGCGTGAGTCGCAGTCCGGCCCGTCGTTCCCTCTCACGGTCCGTCTCACGGTCGGTTTCCCCTCCGCGTCGGGCCCCAGCAGTGACCAGTCGACGGGGTCGCAGCTACTCGCGGTCCCCTTCTCGGTCATTAACGCCTCCTCGACGTGAGGGTGCAGCCAGGAGCACGCGGCGACCATCTTACTCGGCGTCACCTCCACCGCGTCGTGGACGTGATGACTCTCTGTCGCGGTCTCGCTCACCCGTGCCTGCTCGCCCCCGTGATGACTCTCGAGGTCGTTCATACTCGCGAACCCCTCCGCGCCGTCGGTAA
- a CDS encoding ATP-dependent DNA helicase mph1 → MSDVGTVSGYSDDDFVVPDSPNEELPRRPVKRRRVHSSPGSTDGAGEIASETDQFSDFDDGFTNGRSSSEEYERDARSKSRSFVPKQSNIQENIFVTQLTQPDSSPERIRGPRWQKPVPRATSPITKPAVSIERPVQQNRQNDDDNYDEEEALREALAASLDAFEEEKSMRQVLEATIPGSKPARSGEVITPMDMSFELEDIPDDAFDSSPCLSPVLRSIQPPTSQSSFNRPTNRPQYMRQMTLYGMAAQNHNPAPQEKDWAPPDKDERPTHHKLNNETLNTWWYPTNIGTIRDYQFNIAQKGLFHNLLVALPTGLGKTFIAATVMLNWYRWTKDAQMVFVAPTKPLVSQQVAACLEIAGIPRSQTTMLTGGAAPGLRAKEWQAKRVFFMTPQTLINDLKTGIADPKRIVLLVVDEAHRATGGYAYVEVVKFLRRFNQSFRVLALTATPGSTVESVQAVIDGLDISRVEIRTEHSLDIRDYVHSRDVEIETFENSDEMLFCMDLLSTTLRPLVSQLRTMNAYWGNDPMGLTAFGLTKARQQWMGSDAGRNANFGLKGKVNAIFTVLASLAHAIDLLKYHGIVPFYRHILHFKSNTDGQKGGKWQKQVVQDESFKKLVSHLEPWTKNPEFIGHPKLEYLKSVILNHFMDAGEGKEAVEGHTGRATRVMIFVHFRDSAEEVTRVLQRYAPMIRPHVFVGQSSAKGSEGMDQKTQLSIIEKFKAGTYNTIVATSIGEEGLDIGEVDLIVCYDSSASPIRMLQRMGRTGRKRAGKITLLLMKGKEEDNYTKAKDNYEKMQQMIASGTRFTFHDDRSARILPPGIRPIADKRHIEIPPENSQSELPEPKRKGKVPKRPPKKFHMPDDVETGFTRASTLEESFAKSGRKKVTPKKRPRTPTPEPVAVPPLQDVLLSVSQQQELEHLYQNIGDTSPQFIHHPRTDAFPQLQLVARPTKSVTHGALTRRMINTLRKMDQSGPECEDRYRKIIALENERAAKDPRYRALNAAAKPLTKFTSSEHSRKSKSPNAGDVDSDRDEISALMSPEASDLHAGPQKHPRTARQQRRLLTNSKGPQEHHNLYIMADAQFDSALDLLRRLNPRDTKANLHAITTIVPDLTEDLLSSVDQPLEIRRCPQTGRDYLLCDYNRDGDSYRSPWSNEFDPPLEDGTVPSERVRKLEVAANEAFDVYRELYYEGGVGSVYFWDLDDGFAGVILLKKGVTAGSQSSGEWDSIHVFEATDRARMSHYKLTSTVILHLANETEALGEMDLSGNMTRQVETDLPVESDASHIANVGRLVEDMELKMRNLLQEVYFGKAKDVVGELRSLGSLSESNRDRATQLEMIKGMQK, encoded by the exons ATGTCTGACGTTGGGACTGTATCAGGCTACTCAGATGATGATTTTGTAGTTCCTGATTCTCCAAATGAGGaacttcctcgtcgtccGGTGAAACGTCGTCGTGTGCACTCATCTCCGGGCAGCACAGATGGCGCCGGGGAAATCGCGTCCGAGACAGACCAGTTCTCCGACTTTGATGACGGCTTCACAAATGGGCGGAGCTCGTCCGAAGAGTATGAGCGAGACGCACGCTCCAAGTCCCGGAGCTTCGTGCCCAAGCAAAGCAACATACAAGAAAACATCTTCGTCACCCAGCTCACGCAACCCGACTCGAGTCCCGAACGGATTCGCGGCCCCCGCTGGCAAAAACCCGTCCCAAGGGCAACTTCTCCCATAACAAAGCCGGCTGTATCCATCGAGCGCCCTGTACAACAAAACCGGCAAAATGATGACGACAATtacgacgaggaggaggccctCAGAGAGGCACTGGCTGCATCACTGGACGCATTCGAGGAGGAAAAATCCATGCGACAAGTCCTGGAAGCGACCATACCGGGCTCGAAGCCTGCAAGGTCCGGCGAGGTGATTACTCCGATGGATATGTCGTTCGAGCTGGAAGACATCCCCGACGATGCTTTTGATTCCTCGCCGTGCTTGTCGCCGGTATTACGATCAATCCAGCCTCCTACGTCGCAATCGAGTTTCAATCGACCGACGAACCGACCCCAGTACATGCGACAGATGACTCTGTATGGCATGGCAGCGCAGAACCACAATCCGGCGCCGCAAGAAAAAGACTGGGCGCCCCCCGACAAAGATGAGCGTCCGACCCACCACAAGCTGAACAATGAGACATTGAACACCTGGTGGTATCCTACAAACATAGGAACTATTCGAGACTATCAGTTCAACATCGCTCAAAAAGGGCTATTTCACAACTTGCTGGTTGCCCTGCCCACCGGCCTGGGAAAGACCTTCATAGCTGCAACGGTTATGCTCAATTGGTATCGGTGGACAAAGGACGCACAGATGGTCTTTGTTGCGCCGACCAAGCCCCTGGTGTCACAGCAAGTAGCGGCCTGCTTGGAAATTGCCGGAATTCCTCGATCCCAAACGACCATGCTCACCGGTGGCGCTGCGCCGGGCCTTCGAGCGAAAGAATGGCAAGCAAAGCGGGTGTTCTTCATGACACCGCAAACCTTGATCAACGACTTGAAGACGGGCATTGCGGACCCAAAACGCATAGTTCTCTTGGTGGTCGACGAGGCCCATCGCGCCACGGGCGGGTACGCTTACGTCGAGGTGGTCAAGTTTCTTCGACGCTTCAATCAGAGTTTCCGTGTGCTGGCATTGACAGCCACCCCTGGGTCGACAGTCGAGTCGGTTCAGGCGGTCATTGATGGCTTGGACATTTCCCGAGTTGAAATCCGTACAGAGCATTCCCTGGACATACGTGATTATGTGCATAGCCGTGACGTGGAAATTGAGACGTTTGAGAATTCCGATGAGATGTTATTCTGCATGGACTTGTTATCTACCACACTTCGACCACTCGTCAGTCAGCTTCGAACGATGAACGCATACTGGGGAAATGACCCCATGGGGCTGACGGCCTTTGGTCTGACCAAAGCCAGACAGCAGTGGATGGGGTCCGATGCAGGCCGCAATGCAAATTTTGGCTTGAAGGGCAAGGTGAACGCCATTTTCACGGTTCTTGCCAGTTTGGCCCACGCTATCGACTTGTTGAAATACCACGGGATCGTCCCGTTCTACAGGCACATATTGCATTTTAAATCAAATACAGATGGTCAGAAAGGAGGTAAGTGGCAGAAACAAGTCGTTCAGGATGAAAGCTTCAAGAAGCTTGTCAGTCACCTTGAACCTTGGACAAAGAACCCTGAATTTATTGGTCATCCTAAGTTGGAGTATCTGAAGTCTGTGATCTTGAATCATTTCATGGATGccggagaagggaaagaggcCGTCGAGGGTCATACTGGTCGCGCAACCCGAGTGATGATTTTTGTGCATTTCCGAGACAGCGCAGAAGAAGTGACCAGAGTGCTTCAGCGGTATGCGCCCATGATCCGTCCACACGTCTTTGTGGGACAAAGCTCGGCCAAGGGCTCTGAAGGCATGGATCAAAAGACTCAGCTGTCCATCATTGAGAAGTTCAAGGCCGGCACTTACAACACGATTGTCGCCACCTCCATTGGCGAAGAAGGATTGGACATTGGTGAGGTCGATCTCATCGTGTGCTATGATTCTTCTGCCTCTCCCATTCGCATGTTGCAGCGAATGGGTCGAACGGGCCGGAAAAGAGCCGGCAAGATTACGTTACTGCTCatgaaggggaaagaagaagacaattACACCAAGGCAAAGGACAACTACGAGAAGATGCAGCAAATGATCGCGAGTGGTACTAGGTTTACTTTCCACGACGATCGGTCTGCTCGAATCCTGCCTCCTGGGATCCGTCCTATCGCCGACAAACGCCACATAGAGATTCCTCCGGAGAATTCTCAATCAGAACTGCCGGAGCCCAAACGCAAGGGGAAGGTGCCCAAGAGGCCACCAAAGAAATTCCATATGCCAGACGACGTGGAAACGGGATTCACCCGCGCATCAACTCTCGAGGAAAGCTTTGCAAAGTCGGGCAGAAAGAAGGTGACTCCCAAAAAGAGACCTCGCACGCCCACGCCAGAGCCTGTCGCGGTGCCGCCATTGCAAGACGTCCTTCTCTCTGTCAGTCAACAGCAGGAATTGGAGCATTTATACCAAAATATTGGGGACACATCACCCCaattcatccatcatccgcgAACAGATGCCTTTCCTCAATTACAGCTTGTTGCGAGACCGACCAAGTCGGTGACACATGGGGCTTTAACCCGACGCATGATCAATACACTACGCAAAATGGATCAATCCGGCCCCGAATGTGAAGATCGGTACAGGAAGATCATTGCTCTAGAAAATGAGAGAGCAGCCAAAGATCCCCGTTACAGGGCACTCAATGCGGCAGCAAAGCCTTTAACCAAGTTCACATCTTCCGAACATTCAAGAAAGTCGAAGTCGCCAAATGCTGGGGATGTCGACTCTGACCGCGATGAGATTTCAGCCTTGATGTCTCCCGAGGCCTCTGAT CTCCACGCGGGCCCGCAGAAACATCCACGCACCGCCCGCCAACAACGCCGACTGTTGACCAACTCCAAAGGCCCCCAGGAGCACCACAATCTCTACATCATGGCTGACGCTCAATTTGACAGCGCGCT CGATCTGCTTCGGCGCCTGAACCCCCGCGATACCAAGGCCAATCTCCATGCGATCACGACAATTGTGCCAGATCTGACCGAAGacctcctctcctccgtTGACCAGCCCCTGGAGATCCGCCGCTGCCCGCAGACCGGCCGCGACTATCTGCTCTGTGACTACAACCGTGACGGGGACAGCTACCGTTCGCCATGGAGCAATGAATTCGACCCTCCCCTGGAGGACGGCACTGTGCCCAGTGAGCGTGTGCGCAAGCTTGAAGTGGCTGCGAACGAGGCGTTCGATGTTTACCGTGAGCTCTATTATGAGGGCGGCGTCGGCAGTGTGTACTTCTGGGACTTGGACGATGGGTTCGCAGGTGTGATCTTGCTGAAGAAGG GAGTGACCGCCGGTTCTCAAAGCTCTGGCGAATGGGATAGCATTCATGTCTTCGAGGCCACCGATCGTGCTCGCATGTCCCACTATAAGCTGACAAGTACTGTGATTCTTCACCTGGCAAACGAGACCGAGGCTCTTGGTGAGATGGATTTGAGCGGCAATATGACCCGTCAGGTCGAGACCGATCTGCCCGTTGAGTCGGACGCTAGTCACATTGCGAATGTTGGACGATTGGTTGAGGACATGGAGTTGAAGATGCGAAATTTGTTGC AAGAGGTCTACtttggcaaggccaaggatgtTGTGGGTGAGCTGCGCA GTCTTGGTTCTCTGTCTGAGAGCAACCGTGATCGCGCCACACAACTGGAAATGATCAAGGGCATGCAGAAGTAA